From the Mus musculus strain C57BL/6J chromosome 10, GRCm38.p6 C57BL/6J genome, the window cagcaggaggaggagccagagcaGATGGGTGTGCAGCAAACAGGCTTGCAGCAGACAGGCACACAGCAGGGGGATTGACAGCATGAGGACTGGCAGCTAGACTGCTGGCAGCATGGTCCAGGGCAGATGGGTGTACAACAGACAGGTTCACAACACAAAGGCTCACAACAGATAGGTTCACAGCAGGGCTGCTGGCAGGGAGAAGAGGTGCAGCAAGAGGACTCACAGCTAGACTGCTGGCAGCATGAGGAGGAAGCGCCACAGCAGACTGGCACACAGCAGACAGGTTTGCAGCAAAGGGTCACACAGCAGGGCTGTTGGCAAGGGGAGCAGGTACAGCAAGCTGGCTGGCAGCTAGACTGCTGGCAGCATGACGGTGTGCAGCAGGAAAATTGGCAGCAGGGGCTGGACACACAGCTCACTGGGGTGCAGACAAGGGTCAGGCAGGGGGCTGGGGCACAGCAGCTGGGGACacagcagctgggctggcagcagcTAGACTGGCAGCAGCTGGGGGCACAGCAGCAGGGCTCACAGCAGCTCTCTGGGCAGTCATCCACCTGCCAGGAGGAGTTGGTGCAAGCGTCagagcagacagacatggtggagGTGGCCATGGCAGGGTTGGCtggaggagggtgtgtgtgtgttgagtgactgtgtgagtgttgagtgagtgtgtgtgtgtgaggtgctcTGGGCTCTGTGCTTTTATCCTTCAGGCATGTTTTGCCTCAGGAGACTCTGTACACTTTCATTTCCTTGTTATTCAGTCTGGAGGATGCTCTGCAGGGCTCAGTCATTAACTCCTGTTGGACTGGTTGCTCCAGCAATAAACACATCTGGAGGGAAAGCACAGACTTCCTGGGCTGACCCTGTGCCCCCTGCCTTGTGGTGCCTGCCAGGGTACCTGGTGATGATGCTGAGCGTTTAACTATTGTATCCTCCAGTCCTGTCATCATTCAAGGGGTGGTCCAGCCTGCCTGAGGCTAGGAGACAGGTGATGGCCCCATCACAGGCTTATCTGTCCTGCATCAGGAACCAGCTCTGTTGCAAGAGCATCCCACTTATAGCTTCTGCTCTCAGGTATCCCTGATATTGTCAGAAGCCTTGGTTCAGTGGTGCCCCAGACACAGTAGACAGAGGTACTTTCACAGAAACAAGTGAGCAGAGATCAGCAATTGCTGCACTGAGTAGGGCTTCTGTGCCACACAGTGTGGGCTTTCTGCCTCATATACATGCTGCAGTTTCTCATACAACCTCTGTCCCATTGACTTCTCCACACAAGTTCATGTGTGACCAGTGTCTACAACATCTGGGCCCAGAGGTGTGCTATAGCGTTGTGATACCCACAGCTCAAGACCCCTCTGGACCTctgtatgtgtaagtatatgtttatatgtgtatgtgtatgtatgtgtgtgtgatgtatgtgtatgtatatttgtttttaaggAGTGGCCCCTGTTCCCCTATGTCCAGTCTTAGGATTGCTCTGTTTTCTTAAATAAATTAGTTTGGACAGTCCTTTGTCTTAGATGGAGTTGTCTCTCCTTTCATGGAGTTTTGATGGTTCTGGGCAGCAGGTTCCCTGGACCGTGAGTGTTCTGAGGATCATCACTGACTTCTCTAACAAAGTCCTCTGCTGCCCTGTGCTTTCTTAATCTTGGTGGTTTAatttcttgggctggtgagatggcacagctggtgggaacactgactgctcttctgaaggccccGAATTTGATTCCCAgtggccacatggtggctcacagccatccgtggTGAgaaatgatgccctcttctggtgtatctgaggtcagctacagtgtacctaagtacaataattaataaatctttaaaaaatttttttcttctcttgtgtACCTTGTGTTTTTGTGACTTGCCTGAGATACCACAGTTGAGTCTTTGGTCAGGAGATTGGCTTTTATGcctttttctatgattttgtagCTTTAGCTCCTGCATGTGGTTTTCTGATTCATCTTGAGTTAATTATTTTTGATATGGCATTAGCATATAGCCTTATGTTCAGCATGTGACTGTCCTAGCAACATTTGTGGGAGAGACCGTCCTTCGGTCACCGCATGTCCTGGTGCTGTTGTTAGAAATCAGGTGATTGGGCTTAGTCCACTGATGTACACACCCACCATTgctgcagaagcaacagcagCACCATGGTTTTGACCCCAAGGACTTTACTGCTGGTAATCATATTCCTCATTGCCTAATGGCTTTGGCTCTAACCTCCAGTACATTGTTGAGTGGACGTGGACAGCCTCACCTTGTACCTCTCCTTAGAAAGGGTTATGGGTAGCCTCCTTAGAAAGGGTTATGGGTAGCCTTCATGGGTGTCTTGTTTCCCACTGAGGAtattctgttggttttgttgagTGTCTCTATTAGGAAAGGGTGTCAGAACTTTCTGGGCATCTTTTTATCCATGATTGAGATGGATGTGAGTTTCCTCAGGCCTCTGAAGTATACCACCCAGGTCTACAAAGCCACTGAGTCAGCTTTGCAttcctctcctccctgtctgtgCAGTGCAATCCTTTCCTATGCTGCTGGGCTCGTCCTGATTGTGTTTTATGGATGGGAAATGGTAGTAGGAGAGCTCATAATTCTTTTCTAGATGTTTGCTGTTGTTTGGGTTGTCATTCCATCGACCCCAATCCATATGAAGCTGAACTGTGAAGAACCCAACAGCTCTGGTACCCTGAGGAGAGCTGGCCATGTCAGAAAGCCATTGGTAgtgcaatacaaaaaaaaaaaaaaaaaaaaaaaaaaaaaaagaagaagaagaaatagaaggcctgcagtgatggctcagaggttaagagcactgactatgcTTCCAGGCATCCTGAtttaaattcccagcaatcacatggtggctcaaaccatttgtaatggaatctgatgccctcttctggtgtttctgagtacagcaacagtgtactcatatacataaaataaataagcaaataaataaattaattaagaaatcttttgaaaaaggagagagaagaggaggaagagtaggaggaggagaaagaggaggaaaaggaagaggaggagaaggaagaggaaaaggaagaagaggaggaggaggaggaggaggaagaggagggatagAAGGAAAACGAGGGCTCAGAGAATACCGTGCACAGCCATACAAATCAAGCGAAACAGCATCAGCTTTCCCTACCCTGCAGACCAGCTAACAGCTTAGGCCAAAGAAATCTCAATGAATTTGAAACTGTTGAGGTCATATGAGGTATAACCTCAagacagaaagaaatagaaacggaaagggaaggagaaccaGAGAGTTCACACCAATCTGTAGAAATAGAAGACACACTTAGATAGCCAGGGAGTCAGGGGCAGAGGCTGGATGATACAAGAGGCggttgaaaatgaaaacacaacaaaccCATGCTGGGAATAAACAGCACACGAGGGAAACTCATAGCCTTGAAGGAAGCGCCCAGACCAGCCATCTAAACTCATACCTCAAGGAACCAGGAGCAGGAAGCACAAACAATCCAGAGACAGCAGTACACAGGAAATACAAATTAGAGCCAGACATGGAGGTCAGGGAAAAGCAGCCATTGGGACAGGGGCCACAAAAGGCCACACTTGCTGATGTTTAAcccaaggaaaggaaaaggagccGTAAATAACTAAAATCACAGGGGAAAACAGGGTCCTGATGTGTGTTTACATGAGCAAGATGGGGTAGATAGAAGAGCACACTGAACCAAGTACCATACCTCCATATTTAGGGACAGACGAGGGAACTCAGGTGTCAAGGGCAGACTCCAGGCAGCCTGGAAACCAGCTGTAGACAAATCTCATGTCTTCCTGTGgcttcaaatgctattccaagtCCTTTCTGctatgaataaaaaaaatcaactattGCAGAGCACTTCTGGGAGCCATAAACTCTCTTAACTATGCAGAAATACCTTACTTTctcgatctttttttttttctttttcttttgtgtgatTAAGCCTAGCCTCCTGCACATGCCCCAAAGCATTTCATGTTGGAGTAGTTATAGGGACTTAgtgcttttatatattttctcttattttcagaCCAGGACTTTactaggttggctttgaacttgcaattctcctgcttcagtgaTCTAAGTAGTTTGGGACTGTAGGTAACAGTTATCGTGGACACCTCCCCATTGTGTTCAAAGGACAGTTTGCTGTCCACTTCTGAGTGGACTGTCTCCTCCCTATTTTTTAAGTATGCCAAGCCATTGCTGTCTAGCCTTGGATTCAGGTGAGAAATGAGTTTCTAACTGGCACTGTTGTCTTGTAGTCACTGTAACTGCATCAGAGTGTGTCTTCTGGGTGATCTTTGTGTTTCCTCTCCCTGGAGTTCATTGTGCTTCTTGGACATGAAGCTCTAGGAGCCCTGTCCTTTTGGGGGAATGTTTTCAATTATTTCTGGAAATAAACCAACTATTTTTTGTTGGAATGGTGTACACTGGAGCTTTACTATCTCATCTGTAAAGGGCACATTTTGATGGAACTGCAGAACACTGTGACCTCTCATGACCACCCAGCTACATAGTCCGTTCACCATGttagaaacaaaacaagggaCTGGATAGagggctctgcagttaagagcactggctgctttttcagaggtcctgaggtcaatttccagcaaccacatggggacttgcaaccatctgtaatgggatctgatgctctcttctgacatgcaggtgtatatgcagatagagcactcatgtaaaataaatgaatgaacctGAAAAGAGAATACATTAAAGTAGGTAAAaacaggtctggagagatggttcaacagttaagggcactgactgctcttccaaagtcctgagttcaatttccaagaACCACATAACGCCTTACAACTGTCTACAATGGAaccagatgccttcttctggcatgcaggtgtacatgcagattgagcacccatgtaaaataaataaataaataaatctcaaaaaaagaatacattaaaaaggtaaaaggaaacaaacaagaagacactcaaaacaagcaacaacaacaacaaatccctgTCCCTATCTGATGCTAACTTGCCCCCCCTTCAGCCTGGGCTACCCCAATCTTGCTCTCAATTGCTTTAagttttcttcatatatattccAATCCTTTGTCACTCTCTCCTGCTGTGTGTCCTATTAAGCCAGGGTTGTTTGCTATGTCCCGTGTATTCTGCAGGCCAGCAAGGCTGGGCGGACCTCACTGCCTTCATTCTGGGTCCTGCTTTCCAAACTGGAATATTTCAGCTTGCCTGTCTTTCCAGATTCTAAGCTTTTCTTTAGCCTGCTCAGCTCTGTGATTGAACCTGACAGTTTGCTAGAGTCTCTGAGAACATTGGGGTCAACAGAGTGACAAGACACGAGAGAACAAGAAGGCATTTGGGTAAAACAGGACTCAGTAGctggtgttggttcaaactttGTCAGTCTGACCCCAAGCTGTTTCTTTTAGGCCTATTTAGACTCAGCACCATCATTGCAAACAATTCTTGTGATGATTAACTTAATCCATTGTTCCCAGGAAATCATACCCAAGTCCCTTGGAGGAACAAAGTAAACAAAATGCAGATCAGACTACATCAAAACCCTTTGTAAAGTCCATGGGATATGTTCCATAAAGATAATAGGCTCTATAAATTGATTAAGAAACATAAGTTTAGAGGAAGGGTCTGGTGCCCAAAAATCTCTGGCCACACTGATGGCACAAAAGTCACTGGTCACAAAGCACACACCTGCTCCAGCCTCCTGGATGGAGAAGGGTTTTTGCATTCTTCCCCTTGAAGGAACAACCATAAGTGCATGCAGTTCCAGGTTCCCTGAGAGCATGACTATGAACACAAAAACATCTGTGTCCCCTACACCAGTAACTTTCTATATTTAGTTCCTTTTAAGtcatgtcccctcccctcccctattcTCCCTTGTTTGCCATTGTAGACAGGGCTTGCCATTCAGTGTGTCTGGTCTCATATGCTCTTTGCCTTGTGCAGCAGACTCTGTCTTGACTTCTTTATGCCCTGATTTGTAGTCCTTGCTTCTTCTGGTTTGGGATGTGGTTCATTCTTGAGTTTGTGAGGCCTTGGGGAGCATAGCTAAAGTGAGAGCTTAGGTGGTTTGATTTCGGTGTTATCTTTCTATCTCCTGATGTGGGTATTCCTGATAAGAACTTCACTCATTGCTGCTTTTGTTCTTTCCCGGGGCTTTTGTAGGTGGTATTTATAGGATCAgtggctgtcttagttaaggttttactgctgtgaacagacaccatgaccaaggcaagtcttatacaggataacatttgattggggctggcttacaggttcagaggttcagtccatcatcatcatcaaggtaggagcatggtagcatgcaggcaggcatggtacaggaggtgctgagagttctacatcttcatttgaaagttgctagtggaagactcgcTTGCAGGCAGCTagcatgagggtcttaaagcccacacccacagtacacaccaacttcaacaaggccactgccactccaacaaagccatgcccattccaacaaggctacacctattccaacaaagccacaactactaatagtgccactccttgggccaagcatatacaaacccttACATATTTGattcatttctatttctctataatattcTAGTATTCTGACACTTTCATATGGAAATCCCAATGGTATTAGACTTTCTGACATTTCTGCATAATAAGACCCTCTTCATCCCTTCTTGTAATACTGGAATCATGGCcatgaattcatttttgtttattgaagaagttctttgtttcttcttggatTCTGAAGCCTTGCTGGGCTTAGTAATCTTGTCTGGCAGTTATTTTTTCTAGGACTTCAGTACACCGTTCCCCACGCACTGGGCTGCAGAGCTCTGCTCAGGGGTCTGCAGTTGATCTGGGCTGATTGATTGCTATCAAGTGCTACTTGATGCTTCTCCCCTTTGTAGACGATGTGCGGTGGTGAGGGCTTTGTTGTGTCCAGTTAAGGTTCTTTAGACCTTGGACCCTTCCCTgggtagccctgtctgtcctaggGAATTTTCTAGAATATCAATGTATAGATTTTCTATGCTCTtaccttttttctcttctccctaaAGGGTGCCAGTGGTGCTGACACCAATGATTGACAGTGTCCCAAAGGTCTCCCCTACCTTTTCCAATCTTCACTCTTTATTATTGTCTCATGGTGATCTTTTAAAAGACCTGTCCGACAGGACTGGTAGATGTGAAAGCTGTCATTATTCTTTACCACTGCTGGGAGGTTGTCACCTGAGAAGGGACCTTGTGCTCTCTAGAAATGGGATGCTGTGACCCTGAGCTGTGGGCTATGGCTGGAGCAGGCGATTTCCCTTCAGGTGAGCTGCCTGCAGTTGCTAGAATGTCCTTAGTCTGTGCACCTTACAGTGGACTGTGGTCAGCCTGTGGGCGTGGTCAAGGAATCTCAAGGCTCTACTCTGACCTTGTTGGTGACCAGGACTGGGTCAGCACCTAGATGAGGTGGTAGGATCTGCACAGCACCTGCCCTCAGTCCTGGAATTCCTGTAAAGCCTCGACACTGAGTTTTTCCCAGAGTCTCAGGACAAAGACaaaccctctcctcttctccaagGTATGCCTCTTCCTCACAATGAAATCCTTTCCGAGGATTTATCAGAGTCACTCCGTGAGCCCCAAGACAGGAAAGCACTGGCCCAGACCCAGAGGAGATAGAACCCGGATCCCAGTATCAGAGCATGGAACAGGGGGACAGAAGAAGTGGGTCTGTGTAACAAATCCAAGCCTCACAACTGAAGATACACAGCTGGTGGAAGAGAATGACAGAAACTACGGAGACTGAATCGATGAGAAGTTTTATTAATGTGCATTGGTCTAGAGTGGTACAGCTGACCACAGATGCAGGGTCATCCAgtcagggagggaagggaagaggaagccaGCTCTCCTGGGACCTGGTGGAGGAGGAACCTGCTGAGCCTTCTAAGGGGTCTAGTTATGGTCAGGATTCCCTAAGACTGTATACATCTTTCTTCTGAGCTGTCCCTCCATCAGTAGCAACCACAGGCTGATGGAGGTGTGGTTCTGTGCCCTGCTGCCTTCGTGGGTCCTGGCCCTCAGCAGCTGGACTTCTGTCCACAGCAGGCCTGTCTGCAGCAGGCAGGGCGGCACAGCAGGGACACACTGGAGGTTGGGCGgcagcagctgggctggcagGAGGAGGCACAGCAGGAGGAGGTGGGCACACAGCAGGCAGGTCTGCACACTGGGCGACACAGCAGGGACAGGCTGGAGCAGGGCTTGCAGCACACAGGAGCACAGCAGGAGGGctggcagcaggaggaggagccagagcaGATGGGTGTgcagcacacaggcttgcagcAGAGAGGCACACAGCAGGGGGATTGACAGCATGAGGACTGGCAGCTAGACTGCTGGCAGCATGGTCCAGAGCAGATGGGTGTGCAGCAGACAGGCTTGCAGCAAAGGGTCACACAGCAGGATGGCTGGCAGGGGGAGCAGGTGCAGCAAGCTGGCTGGCAGCTAGACTGCTGGCAGCATGAGGGTGTGCAGCAGGAAGATTGGCAGCAGGGGCTGGACACACAGCTCACTGGGGTGCAGACAAGGGTCAGGCAGGGGCCTGGGGCACAGCAGCTGGTCTGGCAGCAGCTTGGCTGGCAGCAGCTGGTCTGGCAGCAGCTGGGGGTACAGCAGCAGGGCTCACAGCAGCTCTCTGGGCAGTCATCCACCTGCCAGGAGGAGTTGGTGAGAGCATCagagcagacagacatggtggagGCGGCCATGGCAGGAATGGCAGGGAGTTGGGAGTGTTGTGTGTTGAGTGACTGTGTGAGtgttgagtgagtgtgtgtgtttgaggtgctctgggctctgggctttTATCCTTCAGGCATGTTTTGCCTCAGAAGACTCTGTACACTTTCATTTCCTTGTTATTCAGTCTGGAGGATGCTCTGCAGGGCTCAGTCATTAACTCCTGTTGGACTGGTTGCTCCAGCAATAAACACATCTGGAGGGAAAGCACAGACTTCCTGGGCTGACCCTGTGCCCCCTGCCTTGTGGTGCCTGCCAGGGTAACTGGTGATGATGCTGAGTGCTTAGACTATTGTGTCCTCCAGCCCTGTCATCCTTCAAGGGGTGGTCAAGCCTGCCTGAGGCTAGGAGAGAGATGATGGCCCCATCACAGGCTTATCTGTCCTGCATCCGGAACCAGCTCTGTGGCAAGAGCATCCCACTCATAGCTCCTGCTCTCCAGTATCCTTGGTACTGTCAGAAGCCTTGGTTCAGTGGTGCCCCAGACAGCAATAGACAGAGGTGCCTTCACAGTAACAAGGGAGCAGAGATCAGCAGTTTCTGCACTGAATAGGGCTTCTGTGCCACACAGTGTGGGCTTTCTGCCTCATATACATGCTGCAGTTTCTCATACAACCTCTGTCCCATTGACTTCTCCACACAAGTTCACGTGTGACCAATGTCTTCAGCATCCAGGCCCAGAGGTGTGCTATAGAATTGTGATAGCTACAGCTCATGACCCCTCTGGACCTCTGCCAGTGACCTGTGGAAAGGTGTCCTGGTTAACATGCTGTTTGAGCCATTGAACATTGCATCTCCATATTTATCCAGTCACATCTGTGTCAGGAGTTTATTCTTAATGGCTAAATAATGTTCTCTTATGTGGCTGTGCCAACTCCTTGGCAGAAATCGTTGGGCAGACAGAACAGCTCAGCCTTGTGAGTCTGTGTGTAGCCTTGGCGAGACCACAGGCCTGTTACCAACCTTTTTACCTGGCATGGGCCTCTgtcattcatgtgtgtatgtgtgcgtgtgcgtgtgcttgtgtgtgtatatgtgtgtgtgtgtgtgcacatgtgtgctcatgtgtgaagtgtatgtgtgcatatgtgtatacatctgtgtaaatatatgtgtatgtaagtgtatgtgtaaATTAATGTTTGTGTAACtatatgtgtaaatgtatgtgcaagtgtatgtgtatatgtgtaattgtatatgtatgtgtaagtacatgtgtaagtgtatgtatatgcttgtatgtgtatatgtaagtgtatatgtgtgtgtaagtgtatgtgtaagtatttgtatgtgtgtgtggtgtatgtgtatgtatatttgtttttaaggAGTGGCCCCTGCTCCCCTATGTTCAGTCTTAGGATTgctctgtcttcttcttttttttttattagatattttcctcatttacatttccaatgctgtcccaaaagtcccccatatcctcccccccctttttaaaagatttatttacttattatatgtaagtacactgtagttgtcttcagacactccagaaggaggagtcagatctcattatggatggttgtgagccaccatgtggttgctgagatttgaactcaagaccttcggaagagcagtcagagctcctaaccgctgagccatctctccagtcccgctCTGTCTTCTTAATAAATTAGTTTGGACAGTCCTTTGTCTTAGATGGAGTTGTCTCTCCTTTCGTGGAGTTTTGATGGTTCTGGGCAGCAGGTTCCCTGGACCGTGAGTGTTCTGAGGATCATCACTGACTTCTCTAACAATGTCCTCTGCTGCCCTGTGCTTTCTTAATCTTGGTGGTTTAATTTCTTGGGCTTGCGAGATGGCACAGCTGgtgggagcactgactgctcttctgaaggccctgagtttgattcccagtggccacatggtggctcacagccgtcCCTGGtaagaactgatgccctcttctggtgtatctgaggtcagctactgtgtacttaagtataataataaataaatcttttaaaaatttttttcttctcttgtgtCCCTTGTGTTTTTGTGACTTGCCTGAGATACCACAGTTGAGTCTTTGGTC encodes:
- the Gm3233 gene encoding predicted protein 3233 gives rise to the protein MAASTMSVCSDALTNSSWQVDDCPESCCEPCCCTPSCCQTSCCQPSCCQTSCCAPGPCLTLVCTPVSCVSSPCCQSSCCTPSCCQQSSCQPACCTCSPCQPSCCVTLCCKPVCCTPICSGPCCQQSSCQSSCCQSPCCVPLCCKPVCCTPICSGSSSCCQPSCCAPVCCKPCSSLSLLCRPVCRPACCVPTSSCCASSCQPSCCRPTSSVSLLCRPACCRQACCGQKSSC
- the Gm9736 gene encoding uncharacterized protein LOC77763 — encoded protein: MATSTMSVCSDACTNSSWQVDDCPESCCEPCCCAPSCCQSSCCQPSCCVPSCCAPAPCLTLVCTPVSCVSSPCCQFSCCTPSCCQQSSCQPACCTCSPCQQPCCVTLCCKPVCCVPVCCGASSSCCQQSSCESSCCTSSPCQQPCCEPICCEPLCCEPVCCTPICPGPCCQQSSCQSSCCQSPCCVPVCCKPVCCTPICSGSSSCCQPSCCAPVCCKPCSSVSLLCRPVCRPACCVPTSSCCASSCQPSCCCPTSSVSLLCRPACSRQACCGQKSSC